The Brachyhypopomus gauderio isolate BG-103 chromosome 1, BGAUD_0.2, whole genome shotgun sequence genome includes a window with the following:
- the cdk18 gene encoding cyclin-dependent kinase 18 isoform X2 — protein sequence MNKMKNFKRRFSLSVPRTETIEENEFTEQINQLNIRRNEDIVGNSLGLHGLQAESGQLASEHQDRSPTQLHYHSRVQHRRFSMEDVSKQMSLPMDIRLPPEFLKKLQTESPEAKPLSRMSRRASLSDIGFGKLETYVKLGKLGEGTYATVFKGRSKLTENLVALKEIRLEHEEGAPCTAIREVSLLKNLKHANIVTLHDIIHTDRCLTLVFEYLDSDLKQYLDNCRNLMSMHNVKVFMFQLLRGLSYCHKRKILHRDLKPQNLLINDKGELKLADFGLARAKSVPTKTYSNEVVTLWYRPPDVLLGSTEYSTHIDMWGVGCILYEMATGRPMFPGSTVKEELHLVFRLMGTPTEETCPGITANEEFRSYLFPQYRSQPLLNHVPRLDTEGIDLLTALLLYDTRKRISADTSLKHAYFLSLGEDIHSLADTASVFSLKDVQLQKDPGQRSSVFHPPGRGKNRRQSIF from the exons ATGAACAAAATGAAGAACTTCAAACGTCGCTTCTCCCTGTCTGTGCCAAGGACGGAGACAATCGAGGAGAACGAGTTCACCGAGCAGATAAACCAGCTTAACATTCGTCGGaatgagg ATATAGTCGGGAACAGTCTGGGTCTCCACGGCTTGCAGGCGGAGTCCGGTCAGCTGGCCTCAGAACACCAGGACCGGTCCCCAACCCAGCTCCACTACCACAGCCGGGTCCAGCACCGCAGATTCTCCATGGAG gatgtcaGTAAGCAAATGTCTCTGCCCATGGATATTCGCCTGCCACCAGAGTTTCTGAAAAAACTGCAGACGGAGAGTCCTGAGGCAAAACCACTCAGCCGCATGTCCAGACGAGCCTCACTG tctgacATCGGCTTTGGGAAACTGGAGACCTATGTGAAGCTGGGGAAACTGGGAGAG GGGACGTACGCCACGGTGTTCAAAGGACGCAGCAAACTGACAGAAAACCTGGTGGCCCTGAAAGAGATCCGTCTGGAGCACGAGGAAGGAGCGCCGTGCACGGCCATCAGGGAAG TTTCGCTGCTGAAGAACCTCAAGCACGCCAACATCGTGACGCTGCATGACATCATCCACACTGACCGCTGCCTGACGCTGGTCTTCGAGTATCTG GACAGTGATTTGAAGCAGTACCTAGACAACTGTAGAAACCTCATGAGTATGCACAATGTGAAG GTCTTTATGTTCCAGCTTCTACGTGGCTTATCTTACTGCCACAAAAGAAAAATTCTACACAGAGACCTCAAGCCACAGAACCTGCTCATCAACGACAAGGGGGAGCTGAAGCTTGCTGACTTTG GCTTGGCGAGGGCAAAGTCTGTCCCCACGAAGACGTACTCAAACGAGGTGGTGACTCTATGGTACCGGCCTCCTGACGTTCTGCTGGGCTCCACGGAGTACTCTACGCACATAGATATGTG GGGCGTCGGGTGCATTCTGTACGAGATGGCGACAGGGCGGCCCATGTTTCCCGGCTCCACCGTCAAGGAGGAGCTACACCTGGTATTTCGTCTTATGG GGACCCCGACTGAAGAGACATGTCCGGGGATCACAGCTAACGAGGAGTTCAGGTCCTACCTATTTCCCCAGTACAGAAGCCAACCTCTTCTAAATCACGTTCCCAG GCTGGACACCGAAGGTATCGATCTTCTCACAGCTCTTCTGCTG TACGACACCAGGAAAAGAATCTCAGCTGACACATCACTGAAACACGCCTACTTCCTCAGCCTCGGGGAGGACATCCACTCCTTAGCAGATA CTGCCTCCGTGTTCTCACTGAAGGATGTGCAGCTCCAGAAGGATCCTGGCCAGCGTAGCTCCGTGTTTCACCCCCCAG GTCGGGGCAAGAACCGACGACAGAGCATCTTCTAA
- the cdk18 gene encoding cyclin-dependent kinase 18 isoform X1: MSPAGDAQKHSHCLTLEVACLHKLFSELTSSKMLWDRLNWPGVTLLKVVNYGSSILTMSQTSPEINSIFLSSRVQYSHLRPLGVHLPLLGMHVLIVDQQDHELCVEFHVPRSGSEARPGLSFFDLVGKNDSYLPVAHLIDDSNIVGNSLGLHGLQAESGQLASEHQDRSPTQLHYHSRVQHRRFSMEDVSKQMSLPMDIRLPPEFLKKLQTESPEAKPLSRMSRRASLSDIGFGKLETYVKLGKLGEGTYATVFKGRSKLTENLVALKEIRLEHEEGAPCTAIREVSLLKNLKHANIVTLHDIIHTDRCLTLVFEYLDSDLKQYLDNCRNLMSMHNVKVFMFQLLRGLSYCHKRKILHRDLKPQNLLINDKGELKLADFGLARAKSVPTKTYSNEVVTLWYRPPDVLLGSTEYSTHIDMWGVGCILYEMATGRPMFPGSTVKEELHLVFRLMGTPTEETCPGITANEEFRSYLFPQYRSQPLLNHVPRLDTEGIDLLTALLLYDTRKRISADTSLKHAYFLSLGEDIHSLADTASVFSLKDVQLQKDPGQRSSVFHPPGRGKNRRQSIF; encoded by the exons ATGAGTCCAGCTGGTGATGCACAGAAGCACAGCCACTGTCTGACGTTAGAGGTGGCTTGCCTGCATAAACTGTTCTCTGAGCTCACCAGTAGCAAGATGTTGTGGGACAGACTGAATTGGCCTGGAGTGACTCTCCTTAAGGTTGTGAACTATGGTTCATCAATACTGACAATGTCTCAGACATCTCCAGAAATAAACAGTATTTTCTTGAGTAGTAGAGTCCAGTATTCTCACCTCAGGCCACTCGGTGTACATCTACCGCTACTAGGAATGCATGTCCTCATTGTTGACCAGCAAGATCATGAATTGTGTGTAGAGTTCCACGTACCCAGGTCTGGGTCTGAAGCAAGGCCTGGCCTGTCATTCTTTGACCTTGTTGGCAAGAATGACAGCTACTTgcctgtggctcatctcattGATGATTCCA ATATAGTCGGGAACAGTCTGGGTCTCCACGGCTTGCAGGCGGAGTCCGGTCAGCTGGCCTCAGAACACCAGGACCGGTCCCCAACCCAGCTCCACTACCACAGCCGGGTCCAGCACCGCAGATTCTCCATGGAG gatgtcaGTAAGCAAATGTCTCTGCCCATGGATATTCGCCTGCCACCAGAGTTTCTGAAAAAACTGCAGACGGAGAGTCCTGAGGCAAAACCACTCAGCCGCATGTCCAGACGAGCCTCACTG tctgacATCGGCTTTGGGAAACTGGAGACCTATGTGAAGCTGGGGAAACTGGGAGAG GGGACGTACGCCACGGTGTTCAAAGGACGCAGCAAACTGACAGAAAACCTGGTGGCCCTGAAAGAGATCCGTCTGGAGCACGAGGAAGGAGCGCCGTGCACGGCCATCAGGGAAG TTTCGCTGCTGAAGAACCTCAAGCACGCCAACATCGTGACGCTGCATGACATCATCCACACTGACCGCTGCCTGACGCTGGTCTTCGAGTATCTG GACAGTGATTTGAAGCAGTACCTAGACAACTGTAGAAACCTCATGAGTATGCACAATGTGAAG GTCTTTATGTTCCAGCTTCTACGTGGCTTATCTTACTGCCACAAAAGAAAAATTCTACACAGAGACCTCAAGCCACAGAACCTGCTCATCAACGACAAGGGGGAGCTGAAGCTTGCTGACTTTG GCTTGGCGAGGGCAAAGTCTGTCCCCACGAAGACGTACTCAAACGAGGTGGTGACTCTATGGTACCGGCCTCCTGACGTTCTGCTGGGCTCCACGGAGTACTCTACGCACATAGATATGTG GGGCGTCGGGTGCATTCTGTACGAGATGGCGACAGGGCGGCCCATGTTTCCCGGCTCCACCGTCAAGGAGGAGCTACACCTGGTATTTCGTCTTATGG GGACCCCGACTGAAGAGACATGTCCGGGGATCACAGCTAACGAGGAGTTCAGGTCCTACCTATTTCCCCAGTACAGAAGCCAACCTCTTCTAAATCACGTTCCCAG GCTGGACACCGAAGGTATCGATCTTCTCACAGCTCTTCTGCTG TACGACACCAGGAAAAGAATCTCAGCTGACACATCACTGAAACACGCCTACTTCCTCAGCCTCGGGGAGGACATCCACTCCTTAGCAGATA CTGCCTCCGTGTTCTCACTGAAGGATGTGCAGCTCCAGAAGGATCCTGGCCAGCGTAGCTCCGTGTTTCACCCCCCAG GTCGGGGCAAGAACCGACGACAGAGCATCTTCTAA